A genomic segment from Candidatus Krumholzibacteriota bacterium encodes:
- a CDS encoding dipeptidase, with protein sequence MDYKKAGFIFDAHCDTATRLKGDDTIDLGKRLSEGHIDLPRMKEAGYGAQVFACWVDPDLPPERWNSSTLEMAERLRGQVEKNSGAAEIVRKGTDIREIAGKGKIASIIGVEGGHAIGSDIEALHRLYDNSVRCMTLTWNNNNEIADSCEGEERWRGLSRFGREVVAGMNAIGMVIDTSHSSDRTFFDTLERSSNPILVSHSCMRSICDVPRNITDEMLKALAQNGGVVGINYFPAFLEEVCSERIMSVWNRYKAERKTLAAKYGGDVARVDREILGRYMLEIDKIPMPGIDAVGDHIEHAVSVAGIDHVGLGSDFDGTPVMPVGLGDISGVPLIAEELEKRGFTAEETDRVMGANLVRLFETVCR encoded by the coding sequence ATGGATTATAAAAAAGCGGGATTCATCTTTGACGCCCACTGCGATACGGCGACCAGGCTCAAGGGGGACGATACCATCGATCTCGGGAAACGCCTCTCCGAAGGGCATATCGATCTTCCCAGGATGAAAGAGGCCGGATATGGAGCCCAGGTCTTCGCCTGCTGGGTCGATCCCGATCTTCCCCCCGAAAGATGGAACAGCAGCACTCTCGAAATGGCGGAGAGGTTGCGGGGACAGGTCGAAAAGAACTCAGGCGCGGCGGAGATCGTCAGAAAAGGAACCGATATAAGGGAGATCGCCGGAAAAGGAAAAATAGCGTCGATCATAGGTGTCGAAGGGGGGCACGCGATCGGTTCCGATATCGAAGCGCTCCACAGGCTCTACGATAACAGCGTCAGGTGCATGACGCTGACCTGGAACAACAACAACGAGATCGCTGACTCCTGCGAGGGCGAGGAAAGATGGAGGGGGCTGAGCCGGTTCGGCAGGGAGGTTGTGGCCGGGATGAACGCGATCGGGATGGTCATAGATACCTCGCACAGTTCAGACAGGACTTTTTTCGATACGCTGGAGCGTTCCTCGAACCCGATACTCGTCTCGCATTCCTGCATGCGTTCGATCTGCGACGTCCCGAGAAATATCACTGACGAGATGCTGAAAGCTCTCGCGCAGAACGGAGGAGTCGTCGGGATAAATTACTTTCCCGCCTTTCTCGAAGAGGTATGCAGCGAGAGAATAATGTCTGTCTGGAACAGGTACAAGGCGGAGAGAAAGACTCTGGCGGCGAAGTATGGCGGCGACGTGGCGCGTGTGGACAGGGAAATACTGGGCCGGTATATGCTCGAGATCGACAAGATCCCGATGCCCGGTATCGACGCCGTCGGCGATCATATAGAACACGCCGTGTCGGTAGCGGGGATCGATCATGTAGGGCTCGGCTCCGATTTTGACGGAACGCCTGTCATGCCGGTCGGGCTCGGCGATATATCAGGGGTTCCCCTGATAGCGGAGGAGCTTGAAAAACGGGGATTTACCGCTGAGGAGACGGACCGCGTCATGGGAGCGAACCTGGTAAGGCTTTTCGAAACGGTCTGCCGGTGA